A genome region from Nocardiopsis exhalans includes the following:
- a CDS encoding putative hydro-lyase — protein sequence MNPAELSPSRARALFRDGLRVPTSGYSPGYAQANLISLPRDLAFDFLLFAQRNPKACPVLDVTEPGEVSASVFDGDLRTDLPAYRVYRDGRLVEEPTDVTDLWRDDLVSFLIGCSFTFEAPLLEAGVPVRHIEAGTNAAMYETDRACRPAGRFSGPLVVSMRPIPAGQVADAVRITSRYPAVHGAPVHVGDPAALGIGNLGRPDYGDPVQVRKGEVPVFWACGVTPQAAVMASAPEFAIGHAPGHMAITDARDTEYQVP from the coding sequence ATGAACCCCGCCGAACTCTCGCCCAGCCGGGCCCGAGCCCTGTTCCGTGACGGCCTGCGCGTACCCACCTCCGGGTACAGCCCCGGATACGCGCAGGCCAACCTGATCTCCCTGCCACGGGACCTCGCCTTCGACTTCCTGCTCTTCGCCCAGCGCAATCCCAAGGCCTGCCCGGTGCTGGACGTGACCGAGCCGGGAGAGGTGTCGGCCTCGGTGTTCGACGGGGACCTGCGCACGGACCTGCCCGCCTACCGGGTGTACCGCGACGGGAGGCTCGTCGAGGAGCCCACCGACGTCACTGACCTGTGGCGGGACGACCTGGTCTCCTTCCTCATCGGGTGCAGCTTCACCTTCGAGGCCCCGCTGCTGGAGGCCGGGGTGCCGGTCCGCCACATCGAGGCCGGAACCAACGCCGCCATGTACGAGACCGATCGGGCCTGCCGGCCTGCCGGACGCTTCTCCGGGCCGCTCGTGGTGTCCATGCGCCCGATCCCGGCCGGGCAGGTCGCGGACGCCGTCCGGATCACCTCCCGCTACCCGGCGGTGCACGGCGCGCCGGTCCACGTCGGAGACCCGGCGGCTCTGGGCATCGGGAACCTGGGCCGGCCCGACTACGGTGACCCGGTCCAGGTCAGGAAGGGCGAAGTACCGGTGTTCTGGGCCTGCGGGGTGACCCCGCAGGCCGCGGTGATGGCCTCCGCCCCCGAGTTCGCCATCGGCCACGCGCCCGGCCACATGGCGATTACCGACGCCAGGGACACCGAGTACCAGGTGCCCTAG
- a CDS encoding biotin-dependent carboxyltransferase family protein, whose translation MGEAFPGRGDRTVTALEVLATGPMTTVQDTGRFGHAALGVGRSGAADPDSYALANRLLANPLGAAALETTLGGLRVRAHGAVTVAVTGAEAPVWVNGRGAAVNEVLHLPDGAELALGAPARGLRSYLAVRGGVAVPPVLGSRSTDVLAGLGPAVPRAGDVLPVGPAPSTFPHLDHVPVRAVGGGRVELRVELGPREDWFTERALEALLSGDYEVTSRSDRVGARLAGPTLERAREGELPSEGMVAGALQVPPGGEPVLFLADHPVTGGYPVVAVVRSADLPKAAQARPGTRIRFVLWPGV comes from the coding sequence ATGGGGGAGGCCTTCCCGGGGCGAGGGGACCGGACGGTCACGGCCCTGGAGGTCCTGGCGACCGGGCCGATGACCACCGTGCAGGACACGGGACGCTTCGGACACGCCGCCCTGGGAGTGGGGCGTTCCGGCGCTGCCGACCCCGACTCCTACGCTCTCGCCAACCGCCTCCTCGCCAACCCCCTGGGCGCCGCCGCGCTGGAGACCACGCTCGGCGGGCTCAGGGTTCGGGCGCACGGGGCGGTCACGGTCGCGGTGACCGGAGCCGAGGCGCCGGTCTGGGTGAACGGCCGCGGTGCGGCGGTCAACGAGGTCCTGCACCTGCCCGACGGAGCCGAACTCGCCCTGGGCGCACCCGCCCGCGGTCTGCGCTCCTACCTGGCCGTACGCGGGGGAGTGGCGGTGCCTCCCGTGTTGGGCTCACGCAGTACCGACGTGCTCGCCGGTCTCGGGCCCGCCGTCCCCCGGGCGGGGGACGTACTCCCGGTAGGTCCGGCCCCCTCGACCTTTCCGCACCTGGACCACGTCCCGGTCCGGGCGGTGGGTGGGGGCCGGGTGGAACTGCGGGTCGAGCTCGGCCCGCGTGAGGACTGGTTCACCGAGCGGGCCCTCGAGGCACTGCTGTCCGGCGACTACGAGGTGACCTCCCGCAGTGACCGGGTGGGCGCCCGACTGGCCGGGCCGACCCTGGAGAGGGCACGCGAGGGCGAACTGCCCAGCGAGGGCATGGTCGCCGGGGCACTCCAGGTACCCCCGGGCGGGGAACCGGTGCTGTTCCTCGCCGACCATCCGGTGACCGGCGGCTACCCGGTGGTGGCGGTGGTGCGCTCCGCCGACCTGCCCAAGGCCGCCCAGGCCCGCCCGGGAACACGGATCCGCTTCGTTCTGTGGCCAGGAGTGTAG
- a CDS encoding 5-oxoprolinase subunit B family protein, protein MRVLKCADTGVLVEVADLAQVIALGAALEADPLPGVTDVVPAARTVLLRLEPGTDPAGVAAAVTGIPLSAEISQSAGETVTIPVHYDGEDLDDIAGLTGLSPREVVRAHTSATWTVAFCGFAPGFGYMVGDDPRLHVPRRGEARTRVPQGSVALAGEFTGVYPRSSPGGWQLLGRTDAVIWDLDRNPPGLLRPGVRVRFEEVA, encoded by the coding sequence GTGCGTGTCCTGAAATGCGCAGACACCGGGGTACTGGTGGAGGTCGCCGACCTCGCCCAGGTCATCGCCCTGGGTGCCGCCCTGGAAGCGGATCCGCTACCCGGCGTCACCGACGTCGTCCCCGCCGCCCGCACCGTCCTGCTCCGGCTGGAACCCGGCACCGACCCGGCCGGGGTCGCCGCGGCCGTCACCGGGATTCCACTGTCCGCCGAGATCAGCCAGAGCGCCGGAGAGACCGTCACCATCCCCGTCCACTACGACGGGGAGGACCTCGACGACATCGCCGGACTCACCGGGCTCAGCCCGCGAGAGGTCGTGCGCGCCCACACCTCGGCCACATGGACGGTCGCGTTCTGCGGGTTCGCCCCCGGGTTCGGCTACATGGTCGGCGACGACCCGCGCCTGCACGTCCCCCGCCGAGGCGAGGCCCGCACCCGTGTCCCCCAGGGCTCCGTCGCCCTGGCCGGGGAGTTCACCGGCGTGTACCCGCGCAGCTCCCCGGGAGGGTGGCAGCTGCTCGGCCGGACCGACGCGGTGATCTGGGACCTGGACCGGAACCCGCCGGGCCTGCTGCGGCCGGGTGTGCGCGTGCGCTTCGAGGAGGTCGCGTGA